In Acidobacteriaceae bacterium, the following are encoded in one genomic region:
- a CDS encoding proline dehydrogenase family protein, producing the protein MLRSLFISLSTNPGLRTFSESSTLGRRVSRRFVAGTTVEEAAAAAEAMNREGIDVTLDSLGESVLHVSQAEESAAVYQRTLHEIAMRGLRANVSLKLTQMGMDIGGHGAGPELAEGIVRNLVAQAASTGNFVRIDMEGSDYTEATVQMTEHLNAEYPGAVGTVLQAYLYRTEADMERLLAQGIRIRLCKGAYKEPADRAFPDKAHVDANYIRLMKRAATSGVFCGIATHDEAIIDQMCRFVEAGGADKQAFEFQMLYGIRRDLQRKLVEQGYRMRVYVPFGTEWYPYFMRRLAERPANVLFLAKNFFKS; encoded by the coding sequence ATGCTCCGTTCACTTTTCATTTCTTTATCCACGAATCCGGGTCTTCGCACGTTCTCTGAGAGCTCGACGCTTGGCCGCCGCGTCTCGCGACGCTTTGTCGCGGGCACAACGGTAGAGGAAGCCGCGGCTGCCGCTGAGGCGATGAACCGCGAAGGCATTGACGTTACGCTGGATTCGCTGGGCGAAAGCGTCCTCCACGTCTCGCAGGCGGAGGAGTCAGCAGCGGTCTACCAGCGCACGCTGCATGAGATTGCGATGCGCGGCCTGCGCGCGAACGTTTCGCTCAAATTGACACAAATGGGTATGGACATCGGCGGCCACGGCGCCGGGCCGGAGCTGGCCGAGGGCATCGTCCGCAACCTGGTCGCTCAGGCCGCTTCTACGGGCAACTTCGTTCGCATCGACATGGAAGGCTCCGATTACACGGAAGCCACTGTGCAGATGACGGAGCACCTGAACGCGGAGTACCCCGGCGCGGTGGGCACGGTGCTGCAGGCGTACCTGTACCGCACCGAAGCCGACATGGAGCGCCTGCTGGCACAGGGCATTCGCATCCGCCTCTGCAAGGGCGCGTACAAAGAGCCGGCCGACCGTGCATTTCCTGACAAAGCACACGTCGACGCGAACTACATACGCCTGATGAAGCGCGCAGCGACCTCCGGAGTCTTCTGCGGCATCGCAACCCACGACGAAGCGATCATCGACCAGATGTGCCGCTTTGTGGAGGCGGGTGGCGCGGACAAACAGGCGTTTGAATTCCAGATGCTCTACGGCATCCGTCGCGATCTGCAGCGCAAGCTCGTCGAGCAGGGCTACCGGATGCGCGTCTACGTGCCGTTCGGCACCGAGTGGTACCCCTACTTCATGCGCCGCCTAGCCGAGCGCCCAGCGAACGTCCTGTTCCTGGCGAAGAACTTCTTCAAGAGCTAA
- a CDS encoding DUF3106 domain-containing protein yields the protein MKKVFAAAALLPLGFSAVAVAQHQQPAPIERHAPAPIERRFPGGHPNGGQGFSHGNGGGGQLRGQHLTEWMNSHSNLTPQQKQEALSREPGFRDLPSETQQHIRDRLSQLEAMSPDQRQRMMSHAEQMERLDPNQRADVRSAMLQLSALPPDQRRMVSHEFRELRSVPIAQRNEILLGGRLNYLNQQQRVTLDHLMAIEPLLPPQGR from the coding sequence GTGAAGAAGGTTTTCGCCGCTGCGGCGTTGCTTCCGCTGGGGTTTTCCGCAGTCGCCGTGGCGCAGCACCAGCAGCCTGCACCGATTGAACGCCATGCTCCCGCTCCGATCGAGCGACGCTTTCCGGGTGGACATCCGAATGGTGGCCAGGGTTTTTCTCACGGCAATGGTGGGGGAGGCCAGCTTCGCGGTCAACACCTGACCGAGTGGATGAACTCGCACAGCAATCTGACTCCGCAGCAGAAGCAGGAGGCGTTATCGCGCGAGCCCGGCTTTCGCGATCTGCCATCTGAGACGCAGCAGCACATTCGCGACCGCCTGAGCCAACTGGAGGCGATGTCTCCTGACCAGCGGCAGCGCATGATGAGCCATGCCGAACAGATGGAGCGGCTGGACCCGAACCAGCGTGCCGATGTTCGAAGCGCCATGCTGCAACTGAGCGCGTTGCCGCCTGACCAGCGCCGTATGGTCTCCCATGAGTTCCGCGAGTTGCGCAGCGTACCGATCGCTCAGCGAAACGAGATCCTGCTGGGCGGCAGGCTCAATTACCTGAACCAGCAGCAGCGCGTCACGCTCGACCACCTGATGGCGATTGAGCCTTTGCTGCCTCCGCAGGGACGATAG
- the glmM gene encoding phosphoglucosamine mutase, which yields MRKYFGTDGIRAVAGEAPLDKRTVYAVGVALARKFGADSHVVMGMDTRESGEWIAATLSAGLRAGGADVEFAGVITTPAVAFLARKHGYAAGIVISASHNPWQDNGIKVFGGNGYKLADAVELEIEAEMERVLAEGVEATEADALPEANEAFRREYIDFLLTAVPGISLDNHNVVIDCANGAASAVAPQLFAELRGTVEVTHASPDGRNINENCGATKPHVVAAEVTARGASMGFTFDGDADRAMFADEHGNVVNGDAVMLVCARDLKARGLLAKDTVVATTMSNMGLEAAFKRSGISMLRAPVGDKYVLEEMQKTGASLGGEQSGHILFPALATTGDGLMTALMVLDVVHRSGKTLGELIADLKNFPQVIVNVKVREKKPLEGFPKIAAAILAAEEELRDSGRVVIRYSGTEALARVMIEAESEEAMQRHSKAIADEIRAELGV from the coding sequence ATGCGGAAGTATTTTGGGACGGACGGAATTCGGGCTGTGGCGGGCGAGGCTCCGCTGGATAAGCGCACGGTCTATGCCGTGGGCGTGGCGCTGGCGCGGAAGTTTGGCGCAGACTCGCATGTTGTGATGGGCATGGACACGCGCGAGTCCGGCGAGTGGATCGCCGCAACGCTGAGCGCAGGGCTACGCGCCGGTGGTGCGGATGTTGAGTTTGCCGGCGTGATTACAACGCCTGCGGTGGCTTTCCTGGCGCGCAAGCACGGCTATGCGGCGGGAATCGTGATCTCCGCCTCGCATAACCCGTGGCAGGACAACGGCATCAAGGTCTTCGGCGGCAATGGCTACAAGCTGGCCGATGCGGTTGAGCTGGAGATTGAAGCCGAGATGGAGCGCGTGCTCGCCGAGGGTGTGGAAGCCACGGAAGCGGACGCGTTGCCGGAAGCCAACGAGGCTTTCCGCCGCGAGTACATCGACTTTCTGTTGACTGCAGTGCCGGGCATTTCGCTCGACAACCACAATGTGGTAATCGACTGCGCGAACGGCGCGGCGAGCGCTGTGGCTCCGCAGTTGTTTGCCGAGTTGCGCGGCACGGTAGAAGTCACCCACGCTTCGCCGGACGGCCGCAACATCAACGAGAACTGTGGCGCGACGAAGCCGCATGTTGTGGCGGCGGAAGTGACTGCGCGTGGAGCGTCGATGGGCTTCACCTTCGATGGCGATGCTGACCGCGCGATGTTTGCGGACGAGCACGGCAACGTCGTGAACGGCGATGCCGTGATGCTGGTCTGCGCACGTGATCTGAAGGCTCGCGGGCTGCTGGCCAAGGACACGGTCGTGGCGACGACGATGTCGAACATGGGGTTGGAAGCTGCGTTCAAACGCTCGGGCATCTCGATGCTGCGGGCCCCGGTGGGTGACAAGTACGTGCTCGAGGAGATGCAGAAGACGGGCGCGTCGCTTGGTGGAGAACAGTCCGGCCACATTCTCTTCCCTGCCCTGGCGACGACGGGCGATGGCTTGATGACGGCGCTGATGGTGCTCGATGTCGTGCACCGCTCGGGCAAGACGCTGGGTGAGTTGATCGCCGATCTGAAGAACTTTCCGCAGGTGATTGTGAACGTGAAGGTACGCGAGAAGAAGCCGCTCGAAGGCTTCCCGAAGATCGCCGCCGCCATCCTCGCAGCAGAAGAGGAGCTGCGCGACTCCGGCCGCGTGGTGATTCGTTACTCGGGCACGGAAGCGCTGGCACGCGTGATGATCGAGGCCGAGAGCGAAGAGGCGATGCAGCGTCACTCAAAGGCGATTGCGGATGAGATTCGCGCGGAGCTTGGGGTCTAA
- the sppA gene encoding signal peptide peptidase SppA, producing the protein MSTMPPPPPYNVPPANYPAYGYGYPPPPPGGKRSGWIWALVAIAIVGVVMIIVAAIWASALKSIVKSGDGNVSSSTFSSNSIAVIEINGVILDADKIDKQLEKYGNDSDVKAILLRINSPGGGAAASQEIYHEVMRVRTEKHKRIEASVESVGASGAYYIASACDKIYANQASVVGSIGVIMSWTNYGDLMRWAKMKNVTISKGELKDAGDPTRDLTPKEQAYFQGLVDNMYGQFVHDVAIGRHTTDARILPLATGQVWTGQQALPLGLIDAEGGYHEALLDTAKSVGIKGEPSVVKPSKEKHGLLGLLSGSDDVDSLIPTPSQLLNRSPGFFYLWK; encoded by the coding sequence ATGTCGACGATGCCCCCTCCGCCACCCTACAACGTACCTCCAGCCAACTACCCAGCCTACGGATATGGCTACCCACCACCTCCTCCAGGCGGCAAACGCTCCGGCTGGATCTGGGCTCTGGTTGCCATCGCCATCGTGGGCGTTGTGATGATCATCGTGGCGGCCATCTGGGCGTCGGCGCTCAAGAGCATTGTGAAGTCCGGCGACGGTAATGTGTCGTCCTCGACCTTCAGCTCCAACTCGATCGCTGTCATCGAAATCAACGGCGTGATCCTGGACGCGGACAAGATCGACAAGCAGTTGGAAAAGTATGGCAATGACAGCGACGTGAAGGCGATTCTGCTTCGCATCAACTCCCCCGGTGGCGGCGCAGCAGCCTCGCAGGAGATCTACCACGAGGTGATGCGCGTCCGCACCGAGAAGCACAAGCGCATTGAAGCTTCCGTGGAAAGCGTCGGCGCTTCTGGCGCGTATTACATCGCCAGCGCCTGCGACAAGATTTACGCCAACCAGGCCTCGGTCGTCGGCTCCATCGGCGTCATCATGTCCTGGACAAACTACGGCGACCTGATGCGCTGGGCCAAGATGAAGAACGTCACCATCAGCAAGGGCGAACTGAAGGACGCAGGCGATCCTACCCGCGACCTGACCCCGAAGGAGCAAGCCTACTTCCAGGGACTGGTCGACAACATGTACGGGCAGTTTGTGCATGATGTTGCCATCGGCCGCCACACCACCGACGCACGCATTCTCCCGCTGGCGACCGGCCAGGTGTGGACAGGACAACAGGCCTTGCCGCTTGGGCTGATCGACGCCGAAGGCGGATACCACGAAGCCCTGCTCGATACCGCAAAGTCTGTTGGGATCAAAGGTGAGCCATCCGTCGTCAAGCCTTCCAAGGAAAAGCATGGCCTGCTTGGCCTGCTGTCGGGCAGTGACGATGTCGACTCTCTGATCCCCACACCGTCACAGCTACTGAACCGGTCGCCAGGCTTCTTCTATCTTTGGAAGTAA
- the glgP gene encoding alpha-glucan family phosphorylase yields MTLPTQPKHLPFSLSERNVAYFSMEIALDKALPTYSGGLGMLAGDTLRSAADTGAPMVAVSLCHRRGYFQQHLDLDGQQTESDVVWQPENLPAAEHQITIQLQGRELTVRAWRYDVVGCTGHIIPVFLLDTDVDGNADWDRHLTDKLYGGDTYYRLCQEGILGLAGLHLLHALGMQPTVCHMNEGHASLLTIALLEDRIAGGPLHTATDADAEAVRQMCVFTTHTPVPAGHDHFSLDQAGQILGHDRLSVIDRFGALHNGMLNMTYLALRFSRYVNGVAMQHGKVSQQMFPEYNVHAITNGVHAATWLSKPFTQLFDKEIPEWRHDNEYLRSVYGIEPTVINATHEIGKQRLFDTVKQRTGLSLDPMVLTLGFARRVATYKRAHLLFQDPDRLEALAQKLGGLQVLYAGKAHPADGGGKQLIRDVFTAAKKLNNSKLTIIYLENYDWDLGEQLTGGVDIWLNTPMRPYEASGTSGMKAALNGVPSLSVLDGWWIEGCAEGVTGWAVNDATDDSNEAQNLYSKLEEAVIPLWQDKKALARLRQHCIAMNGTFFNTHRMLGQYVSNAYFPLASSVASTDQIIIDDEAHETVSA; encoded by the coding sequence ATGACCCTTCCCACACAGCCCAAGCACCTGCCGTTTTCGCTTTCTGAACGCAACGTCGCCTACTTCAGCATGGAGATCGCCCTCGACAAGGCGCTGCCGACCTACTCCGGTGGTCTGGGAATGCTCGCAGGAGACACCTTGCGCTCTGCTGCCGACACCGGCGCGCCCATGGTTGCGGTCTCGCTCTGCCACCGTCGCGGCTACTTCCAGCAGCACCTCGACCTCGACGGCCAGCAGACGGAGTCTGATGTCGTCTGGCAGCCTGAAAATCTCCCCGCCGCCGAGCACCAGATCACCATCCAGCTTCAGGGCCGGGAACTGACCGTCCGCGCGTGGCGCTACGATGTCGTCGGCTGCACCGGCCACATTATCCCCGTCTTCCTGCTCGACACCGATGTCGACGGCAACGCCGACTGGGACCGTCACCTCACCGACAAGCTCTACGGCGGCGACACCTACTACCGGCTCTGCCAGGAGGGCATTCTCGGCCTCGCAGGTCTGCATCTGCTGCATGCGCTGGGGATGCAGCCCACCGTCTGCCACATGAACGAAGGCCACGCCTCATTGCTGACGATTGCGCTGCTGGAGGACCGCATCGCTGGCGGCCCGCTGCATACCGCCACGGACGCCGACGCCGAGGCCGTGCGCCAGATGTGCGTCTTCACCACGCACACGCCCGTGCCCGCAGGCCACGACCACTTTTCGCTCGATCAGGCAGGGCAGATCCTCGGGCATGATCGGCTCTCCGTCATCGACCGCTTCGGCGCGCTGCACAACGGAATGTTGAACATGACGTATCTGGCGCTGCGCTTCTCGCGCTACGTCAACGGCGTCGCCATGCAGCACGGCAAGGTCTCGCAGCAGATGTTCCCCGAGTACAACGTGCATGCGATTACCAACGGCGTTCATGCCGCAACGTGGCTCTCCAAGCCGTTTACTCAGCTCTTCGACAAGGAGATCCCCGAGTGGAGGCATGACAACGAGTACCTGCGCTCGGTCTACGGCATTGAGCCGACGGTGATTAATGCGACGCACGAGATCGGCAAGCAGCGCCTCTTCGACACCGTGAAGCAGCGTACCGGCCTCTCGCTCGACCCCATGGTGCTCACGCTCGGCTTCGCTCGCCGCGTGGCCACGTACAAGCGCGCACACCTGCTCTTCCAGGACCCCGATCGTCTTGAGGCGCTGGCGCAGAAGCTGGGCGGCCTGCAGGTTCTCTACGCCGGCAAGGCTCACCCTGCGGACGGCGGCGGCAAGCAGTTGATTCGCGATGTCTTCACCGCGGCGAAGAAACTCAATAACTCCAAGCTGACGATCATTTATCTCGAGAACTACGACTGGGACCTGGGCGAACAGCTTACCGGCGGCGTGGACATCTGGCTGAACACGCCGATGCGGCCCTACGAGGCCTCTGGCACAAGCGGCATGAAGGCCGCGCTGAACGGTGTGCCTTCGCTCTCTGTGCTCGACGGCTGGTGGATCGAAGGCTGTGCGGAAGGCGTTACCGGCTGGGCCGTGAATGACGCCACCGACGACTCTAACGAGGCGCAGAACCTCTACAGCAAACTGGAGGAGGCGGTCATTCCGCTCTGGCAGGACAAGAAAGCGCTCGCCCGCCTGCGCCAGCACTGCATCGCGATGAACGGCACCTTCTTCAATACGCATCGGATGCTCGGCCAGTATGTCAGCAACGCCTACTTCCCGCTGGCGTCGTCCGTCGCCAGCACGGATCAGATCATCATCGACGATGAGGCGCACGAAACCGTATCCGCCTGA
- a CDS encoding glycosyltransferase family 2 protein encodes MDTERTESTSPACPPRLSIVIPAYNEAQRIEDTLERVVLAVAQRQWDAEVLVVDDGSTDETIDIIHRWMDRYQYIKLVQNPGNRGKGFSVRNGLLQAAGEIVMFTDADLSAPIEEAERLFKALEAGADVAIGSRWLDKQRQIVHQPLYRRFFGRCFNYVTRKFIGLPYKDTQCGFKAFKHDAAQVIFRLQTIERWGFDPEILFIARRLRFKIVEVPVTWGHDERSRISYLKDGMKMLEEMAQIRTNSVRGRYDEAIAEFKNTAAMVTPQVTRRSGTLEQSSQRPEVSH; translated from the coding sequence ATGGATACCGAACGAACAGAATCGACGTCTCCTGCCTGCCCGCCGCGGCTGAGTATCGTTATTCCTGCGTATAACGAAGCGCAGCGAATTGAGGACACTCTCGAGCGTGTTGTGCTGGCTGTGGCCCAGCGCCAGTGGGATGCCGAAGTGCTGGTCGTCGATGACGGGTCGACCGATGAAACGATCGACATCATCCACCGCTGGATGGATCGCTACCAGTACATCAAGCTCGTGCAGAACCCCGGCAACCGTGGCAAGGGTTTCTCTGTCCGTAACGGCCTGTTGCAGGCCGCTGGCGAGATCGTCATGTTTACGGACGCCGACCTCTCGGCCCCGATCGAGGAAGCCGAACGGCTCTTCAAGGCGTTGGAAGCGGGTGCTGATGTTGCCATTGGCTCGCGCTGGCTCGACAAGCAGCGCCAGATCGTTCATCAGCCGCTGTACCGCCGCTTTTTCGGCCGTTGCTTCAACTACGTCACGCGAAAGTTCATTGGTCTGCCGTACAAGGACACGCAGTGCGGCTTCAAAGCGTTTAAGCACGATGCCGCGCAGGTGATCTTCCGTCTGCAAACCATTGAACGCTGGGGCTTTGACCCTGAAATTCTATTCATTGCCCGCCGTCTGCGGTTCAAGATTGTGGAAGTACCCGTGACCTGGGGCCATGATGAGCGCTCGCGCATCTCGTATCTCAAGGACGGCATGAAGATGCTCGAAGAGATGGCACAGATCCGCACCAACAGCGTGCGTGGACGCTACGACGAGGCGATTGCGGAGTTCAAAAACACCGCCGCGATGGTGACCCCGCAGGTGACCCGTCGCTCCGGGACGCTGGAGCAATCCAGCCAGCGGCCGGAAGTCTCTCACTAG
- a CDS encoding membrane dipeptidase, which yields MSSITHSRRRFLRNAALASSVSVFPAHCLFAENADSRTAEIVRKTFGIDTHNHIDVPLTSAEMPGPAIDLSGELKRSGLAAICMTFATDYQPGDPYQCFKNGLTSMDRALELNHMKRALSAKDVRAAHEHGHPIVIQALEGSHFLEGHVERVEEAYSRGLRVLGLLHDSDASTPLGDVYTNPPRFGGLTTFGAEVVKRCNRLGILVDLAHANTQTTEMALKASTRPAVISHTGPDWRLGENPRMAQMMRPRLISKAQARLMADHGGLVGVWTHLADTPLAYAQNLRAMADVIGVDHVCIGTDTKLTQPAPRGFGPPPGGGPGGQHHEGPPPQGGPEGNGFRPGQQHARVGERTNEAWEGETTGFYYTVVDAMLKTGFTPDEIAKIGGGNFLRVFSQAVS from the coding sequence ATGAGTTCGATAACCCACTCGCGCCGCCGCTTTCTCCGCAATGCTGCTCTCGCTTCGAGCGTTTCTGTCTTTCCTGCCCACTGTCTGTTTGCAGAAAACGCCGACTCGCGCACCGCTGAGATCGTCCGCAAGACCTTCGGCATCGATACGCACAACCACATTGATGTCCCGCTGACGTCTGCCGAAATGCCCGGCCCTGCCATCGACCTGAGCGGCGAGTTGAAGCGCTCCGGTCTCGCTGCTATCTGCATGACCTTCGCCACGGACTATCAGCCCGGCGACCCCTATCAATGCTTCAAGAACGGTCTCACCTCCATGGACCGCGCGCTCGAACTCAACCACATGAAGCGCGCGCTCAGCGCGAAGGACGTTCGCGCCGCCCATGAGCATGGCCATCCCATCGTCATCCAGGCGCTTGAAGGCTCGCACTTCCTCGAAGGCCATGTCGAGCGCGTGGAGGAGGCTTACAGTCGCGGCCTGCGCGTCCTCGGCCTGCTGCACGACAGCGATGCCAGCACCCCGCTCGGCGACGTCTACACCAATCCTCCGCGCTTCGGCGGCCTCACCACCTTCGGTGCGGAGGTGGTCAAGCGCTGCAACCGTCTCGGCATTCTTGTCGATCTCGCCCACGCCAACACGCAGACCACGGAGATGGCGCTGAAAGCCTCGACACGTCCGGCGGTCATCTCCCACACCGGCCCTGACTGGCGCCTCGGCGAGAACCCCCGCATGGCGCAGATGATGCGACCACGCCTGATCAGCAAGGCTCAGGCAAGGCTGATGGCGGATCACGGCGGCCTTGTAGGCGTCTGGACGCATCTCGCCGACACACCGCTCGCGTACGCGCAGAACCTTCGCGCCATGGCCGACGTCATCGGCGTAGACCACGTCTGCATCGGCACCGACACCAAGCTCACCCAGCCCGCGCCTCGTGGTTTCGGGCCGCCTCCGGGTGGCGGCCCAGGGGGACAGCATCACGAGGGGCCGCCGCCACAAGGCGGTCCCGAAGGCAATGGTTTCCGCCCCGGCCAGCAGCACGCTCGCGTCGGTGAGCGCACGAACGAGGCATGGGAAGGCGAAACCACCGGCTTCTACTACACGGTCGTCGATGCGATGCTCAAGACAGGCTTTACCCCGGACGAGATTGCCAAGATCGGCGGCGGCAACTTCCTCCGCGTCTTCTCGCAGGCCGTGTCCTAA
- a CDS encoding response regulator gives MKQRILVVDDDRLVADTLSQIYEVNGFDSVACYSAREGLEAARKHRPALVVCDVTMPEESGLVLAERLNNEMPLCQVLMFTAFASNVSQVHLQSLRLKRELRLLAKPCPPAELLRETYDMLQRKSA, from the coding sequence ATGAAACAGAGAATCCTTGTCGTCGATGACGATCGTCTTGTTGCCGATACGCTGAGCCAGATTTACGAGGTCAACGGCTTCGACAGCGTGGCTTGTTACTCCGCAAGAGAAGGTCTTGAGGCTGCGCGCAAACACCGGCCTGCTCTGGTGGTTTGCGATGTCACGATGCCTGAAGAGAGTGGGCTGGTGCTGGCCGAGCGCTTGAACAACGAGATGCCGCTCTGCCAGGTGCTGATGTTTACGGCCTTTGCGTCGAACGTCTCGCAGGTCCATCTGCAATCGCTGCGGTTGAAGCGCGAGCTGAGACTGCTCGCGAAGCCCTGCCCTCCTGCAGAGCTTCTGCGCGAGACGTATGACATGCTGCAGCGCAAGAGCGCCTGA
- a CDS encoding sigma-70 family RNA polymerase sigma factor — MGTLAIQPTGYEAGERVGSVIAELTPEQAAKRREAAARGDFRELSDAEVMLELKTGNLQAFDVLLAKYRRQIVHFMFRMVHNQAIAEELAQEVFLRVYRSRETYRAEARFSTWLYRIATNLGVNHARDTRYERSAQTVYLDDPDPETGTKPDVADSTPNVESEILQDERMQAIRNHVLALPERQRTAVLMHKYEGLDYKQIGEVLKLSESATKSLLFRAYQTLREKLKDFV; from the coding sequence ATGGGTACGCTGGCGATTCAACCAACGGGCTACGAGGCAGGCGAACGGGTCGGGAGTGTCATTGCCGAACTGACGCCGGAGCAGGCGGCCAAACGCCGCGAAGCTGCCGCGCGAGGCGACTTCCGCGAACTCTCTGACGCCGAAGTCATGCTGGAGCTAAAGACCGGCAACCTTCAGGCGTTCGACGTTCTGCTGGCCAAGTATCGCCGACAGATTGTGCACTTCATGTTCCGCATGGTGCACAACCAGGCCATCGCCGAAGAGCTTGCCCAGGAAGTGTTTCTGCGCGTCTACCGCTCGCGGGAGACGTATCGCGCGGAGGCCCGGTTCTCGACGTGGCTGTATCGCATCGCTACGAACCTCGGCGTAAACCACGCTCGCGACACGCGTTACGAGCGCTCGGCGCAGACCGTGTACCTCGACGATCCAGACCCAGAGACGGGTACGAAGCCGGACGTGGCCGACAGCACACCAAACGTGGAGAGCGAGATTCTGCAGGATGAACGGATGCAGGCGATTCGCAATCACGTACTGGCTCTGCCGGAACGCCAGCGGACCGCCGTGCTGATGCACAAGTATGAGGGGTTGGACTACAAGCAGATCGGCGAGGTGCTGAAGCTGTCCGAGTCCGCCACCAAGAGCCTGCTGTTCCGGGCTTACCAGACGTTGCGAGAGAAGCTGAAGGACTTTGTTTAG
- the xseA gene encoding exodeoxyribonuclease VII large subunit, with translation MAGDSNDNEKVPTLAELRAGGRGSRRARVAAPVASPEASGWLFSSEPAAESVATPTGKAPAPTPRATTQVDAPPPAARGREVAPAAVEPAVLSVSELVRRVRGVVERQWGAVTVEGEISNWRPAGSGHCYFTLKDGGAQLQIVMFRREAQHLRFAPKDGDAVRVTGMLSLYEARGQMQMVAQRMEQVGLGAMLEAVRQLKEKLRREGLFDRHRPLPAFPKCIGIVTSLQGAALRDIVKVCRRRHAGVNLLIYPAAVQGPNCAREVAAGVRWFSRHPEQVDVVLVARGGGSWEDLHGFDAEEIARAIAECAVPVITGIGHAPDSVIADAAADVCAPTPSAAAELLTAAQHRIEERVERLAARLERAGRYELLRARQRFARLSADNILRGAKDGLYRRAQRVDELEYRAENAAERLLRMRQRSVDQLQARLQQRHPALVVAEDRRHFEEMRGRLERLRTAMIDGREAKLDRATLRLEALSPLKVLDRGYSLVYTNEGSLVRSAAQLHSGQGIVARFREGKVRARVEYSE, from the coding sequence ATGGCCGGGGATTCTAACGACAACGAGAAAGTACCGACACTGGCGGAGTTACGCGCTGGCGGTCGCGGGTCGCGACGTGCCCGTGTCGCTGCGCCCGTGGCCTCTCCGGAAGCCAGCGGATGGCTGTTTTCATCGGAGCCTGCGGCTGAGTCTGTAGCAACACCCACAGGCAAAGCTCCTGCTCCAACACCACGAGCGACAACGCAAGTAGACGCGCCTCCTCCGGCTGCGCGGGGTCGCGAAGTCGCGCCTGCAGCGGTTGAGCCAGCGGTGCTTTCGGTCAGCGAGCTAGTGCGCCGCGTTCGAGGTGTCGTCGAGCGGCAGTGGGGTGCTGTGACGGTGGAGGGAGAGATCTCCAACTGGCGCCCGGCAGGCAGCGGTCACTGCTACTTCACGCTGAAGGACGGCGGGGCACAGTTGCAGATCGTGATGTTCCGCCGCGAGGCGCAGCATCTTCGCTTTGCCCCGAAGGATGGCGATGCGGTTCGCGTGACCGGCATGCTGAGCCTCTACGAAGCGCGCGGCCAGATGCAGATGGTTGCCCAGCGCATGGAGCAGGTCGGGCTGGGAGCCATGCTGGAGGCCGTGCGGCAGCTGAAGGAGAAGCTGCGCCGCGAAGGACTGTTTGATCGCCATCGCCCGCTGCCCGCGTTTCCGAAGTGTATCGGCATCGTCACGAGCCTGCAGGGTGCGGCCCTGCGCGACATTGTGAAGGTCTGTCGCCGACGCCATGCGGGCGTAAACCTGTTGATCTATCCGGCTGCAGTACAGGGGCCGAACTGTGCGCGAGAGGTTGCCGCAGGTGTGCGCTGGTTCTCGCGGCACCCGGAGCAGGTGGACGTAGTGCTGGTGGCTCGCGGCGGCGGTAGCTGGGAAGATCTGCACGGCTTCGATGCCGAAGAGATTGCGCGGGCGATTGCGGAGTGCGCAGTGCCGGTCATCACGGGCATCGGCCACGCACCGGATTCGGTGATTGCGGATGCGGCTGCAGACGTTTGCGCGCCGACGCCTTCCGCAGCAGCGGAGTTGCTGACTGCCGCGCAGCACAGGATCGAAGAGCGCGTTGAGCGGCTGGCCGCGAGGCTGGAACGCGCCGGACGCTATGAGTTGCTGCGAGCACGGCAGCGTTTTGCGCGACTCAGTGCGGACAACATTCTGCGCGGGGCCAAGGATGGGCTGTATCGCCGGGCGCAACGTGTCGATGAGCTGGAGTATCGCGCGGAGAACGCTGCAGAGCGGCTTTTGCGGATGCGGCAGAGGAGCGTCGACCAACTGCAAGCGCGGCTGCAGCAGCGTCATCCAGCGCTGGTGGTTGCGGAGGATCGTCGTCACTTTGAGGAGATGCGTGGCAGGCTTGAGCGGCTGCGTACTGCAATGATTGATGGACGCGAGGCGAAGCTGGACCGTGCGACGCTGCGGCTGGAGGCGTTGAGCCCGTTGAAGGTGCTCGACCGCGGCTACTCGCTGGTGTACACGAACGAAGGCTCGCTGGTGCGATCGGCTGCGCAGTTGCACTCAGGCCAGGGGATTGTGGCGCGCTTCCGCGAAGGCAAGGTGCGGGCGCGTGTGGAGTATTCGGAGTAA